Proteins co-encoded in one Myripristis murdjan chromosome 4, fMyrMur1.1, whole genome shotgun sequence genomic window:
- the tmem131 gene encoding transmembrane protein 131 isoform X1, with product MSADSLGYYCNTKIVGMASQERAQRFHQSSTSAKTTYIGLLRILFIAFIHASRANKQAFIQSDTILEVLHFGEGSLLQGDSDIDFSLYHQQSTSPHRGNCRPIRFEPPMLDFHEQPVGMPKMEKVYLHNPSSEEISLISISATTAHFHASFFQNRIIPPGGNTSFDVVFLARVVGNVENTLFINTSHHGVFTYQVFGVGIPNPYRLRPFIGARVPVNSSFSPLINIHNPHSEPLQVVEMYSSGGDLHLELPTGQQGGTGKLWEIPPFETKGVMRASFSSRDADNHTAFIRIKTNAPNEDQFIILPVEVEVTSAPGIYSSTEMLDFGTLRSQDRPKQLNLHLLNSGTKDVPITSVRTTPSNEAVTIDFKAITLKAGESRYTKVASISFDASKARRPYQFSGKITVKAKEKSYSKLEIPYQAEVLEGYLGFDHTATLFHIRDSPVDPVERPIFLTNTFNFAIRIHNVSLPEEAKTMFNVQNLSIPILIPPHESRYIFSLLFRPVRPSIHIDSNILLITNASKFHLPVRAYTGFLEPLVLSPSLKENLLDFGVRSATDTSSITFVVVNSNPIELEIKSWLVTGDSLSMELLKTEKGNRTVAMSRIRELQNTSASHHKTVILASGYYAAFRVTLVAKALEGTYDGAVHITTDYEILTIPVKALIAVGTLNSSPKHITLPPSFPGKVVHQSFSIQSSFSQRVRLQQIRSLTEDVRFYYKRLRNNKDELEPRRKSKVANIYFDASLHCGDHCYVGLPFVLKSESKPHGLALQEDIWDADVDLHQKLLKRWKDLKERSGHQVEAIFEVNTDLQKNVQAKITAQLTWPSLVNSSRRIMFPLTNTNSSSDEEVILENPADVPVFVQVLPLALLPNPSVFSGKLADRLPLGNLSNINIDTNTLEFQVHRNQTSLMKSSTGFVEGSTRPFVYNLLLLPGEVKSFSVRFTPVTNHSVSSLLIVRNNLTVIDTIILQGRGTTESLKVAGKPPGQGSSLRFKMTEALLKDCTEKTKVKEPNFTLRRTFRVENTGLLPINIRTAEINGQPCEGYGFKVLSCQEFALKPNASKDLVILFTPDFTSSRVIRELKLVTCGGSEFVFVLNASLPYHMLAACAETLPRPSWELELYIIVSLIMSSMFLLVIATAYLEAQGIWEPFRRRLFVESNSTLETGRPFDLREIVHIHSDSNLNDYSDSHQNSRGLYGSSSGASRVGGRQGNSRTMLDPDSQDRRSRIGFNRSCMHAASSQLTKGSTTSGQEGPQAACQLTNRKARNAKQQQTVGLLDLQSRGLAGSSLPQRGLCTEDTEYANLLGAMDNDLDRPESLSVEASQEQSTQSVQNKVLESKGKLRGKTKAQRKKEEKEKKTKVKTSQGDELKDTLADNDDSSSTTTETSNPDVEASIKEEPVKKKGRTVTTGKGKEDTSNFLIKSKNKKQGTIKKENQVEKSSSLELPYVTPLENKQRKSFTSKTLHPLTNIPKTRTLQKQRLPGKLEDGRPSLLVKLLSSGSVPELGHSSSSEGEKEFASPEWDLPLPKNSIQPDSLQQISIQTMNADPFLKRSVSARTCSPPPSSPGLVSRGTYSSVLNTSSEGNLKKAPGNKLSVATSLPGKNGNPTFAAVAAGYDRSPGGTGSSKTENQGKTLSHMTSVESDSSDSSGLWSPIDTANGPNFSSANSFSAFGPNNSFNLTRVFRGINFPKSSEPQQSWPEFNAVSPSIWDVPSSDSLHSWPSSSGSPTAPTASILGNSRSPWSTTTPFSSSIWSTSGDSALHSFPPSTNSTTLTDLVSSPAPPSPAPTELSRTYNPWSMWRPTLSRRSAEPWPDSSDNGN from the exons ATGTCCGCAGACTCTCTCGGTTATTATTGTAATACAAAGATAGTCGGCATGGCGAGTCAGGAAAGAGCCCAGAGATTTCATCAGTCATCAACAAGCgcaaaaacaacatatattGGACTCCTGaggattttatttattgctttcatTCACGCGTCGCGGGCAAATAAACAAG cattcattcagtcagacaCAATTCTAGAGGTTCTACATTTTGGTGAGGGGAGCCTCTTACAG ggAGATTCTGACATTGATTTTAGCTTATATCATCAGCAAAG caCGTCCCCGCACCGTGGGAACTGCCGACCTATACGTTTTGAACCTCCCATGCTTGACTTCCATGAACA GCCTGTTGGAATGCCAAAAATGGAGAAAGTTTATTTACATAACCCTAGCTCAGAAGAAATTAGTTTGATATCAATATCGGCAACAACAGCCCATTTTCATGCATCCTTTTTCCAGAACAGG ATAATTCCACCAGGAGGAAACACATCATTTGATGTTGTGTTCCTTGCCCGTGTAGTGGGGAATGTagaaaacactttatttattaatacaTCACATCATGGAGTGTTTACATACCAG GTTTTCGGGGTTGGCATCCCAAACCCCTACAGACTACGGCCCTTCATAGGGGCCAGAGTCCCAGTCAATAGCAGCTTCTCACCTCTAATAAACATCCACAACCCACACAGTGAACCACTGCAG GTTGTGGAGATGTACTCCAGTGGTGGGGATTTACATCTAGAGCTACCCACAGGCCAACAAGGAGGCACTGGAAAATTATGG GAGATTCCCCCATTTGAGACCAAGGGGGTAATGAGAGCAAGCTTCTCATCAAGAGATGCAGACAACCACACAGCTTTCAtcagaatcaaaacaaatgcacCCAACGAAGACCAGTTCATCATCCTTCCTGTAGAGGTGGAGGTCACATCAG CCCCTGGTATATACTCCTCCACAGAGATGCTTGACTTTGGTACGCTACGCTCTCAAG ATCGTCCAAAACAGCTGAATCTACACCTGTTAAATTCAGGAACGAAAGATGTTCCAATCACG AGTGTACGGACAACGCCATCAAATGAAGCAGTCACAATAGATTTCAAAGCAATCACGCTCAAAGCTGGAGAGAGTAGATATACCAAAGTTGCAAGCATTAGTTTTGATG CTTCAAAAGCACGAAGACCGTACCAGTTTTCTGGTAAAATAACTgtcaaagcaaaagaaaaaagctacTCAAAGCTTGAAATTCCATACCAAGCAGAGGTTTTAGAAGG GTACCTGGGCTTTGACCACACAGCGACCTTGTTCCACATCAGGGACAGCCCTGTCGACCCAGTTGAAAGACCCATATTTCTCACAAACACCTTCAACTTTGCTATCAGAATACATAATGTGTCCCTGCCTGAAGAAGCCAAAACCATGTTTAAT GTGCAGAACTTAAGTATACCCATCCTTATCCCCCCACATGAGTCACGATACAtattctccctcctcttccggCCGGTCCGACCCTCAATCCACATCGACAGCAATATCCTGCTCATCACAAATGCCTCAAAGTTCCACCTGCCTGTCCGGGCATACACAGGCTTCTTAGAG CCCCTGGTCCTGTCACCCAGTCTGAAGGAGAACCTCCTGGACTTTGGAGTCCGCAGTGcaacagacaccagcagcatcaCATTTGTGGTGGTCAACAGTAATCCCATAGAG CTGGAGATCAAGTCCTGGCTGGTAACAGGAGACAGTCTTTCCATGGAGcttctgaaaacagaaaaagggaacAGGACTGTGGCTATGAGTCGCATTCGAGAGCTGCAGAACACCTCTGCCTCCCATCACAAAACA GTGATATTAGCCTCTGGCTACTATGCAGCATTCAGAGTGACACTGGTGGCTAAGGCATTGGAAGGCACATACGACGGAGCTGTACACATAACCACAGATTATGAG ATATTAACCATCCCAGTGAAAGCTCTCATTGCAGTGGGGACATTAAATAGCTCTCCCAAACACATCACTCTGCCACCGTCCTTTCCA GGGAAAGTTGTCCACCAGAGTTTCAGCATACAGAGCTCTTTCTCCCAAAGAGTGAGGCTACAGCAGATCCGCTCTCTGACTGAAGATGTACGCTTCTATTACAAAAGACTCCGCAACAATAAGGATGAGCTGGAACCTAGACGCAAATCTAAG GtggcaaatatttattttgatgcCAGTTTGCATTGTGGTGATCACTGTTATGTGGGGCTGCCATTTGTCCTTAAAT cGGAGTCCAAGCCTCATGGTCTGGCCTTGCAGGAGGATATTTGGGATGCTGATGTGGATCTGCACCAAAAACTTTTGAAACGATGGAAAGACCTCAAGGAACGCTCAGGCCACCA GGTCGAAGCCATTTTTGAAGTCAACACAGAccttcaaaaaaatgtgcaagcTAAAATAACAGCACAGTTGACCTGGCCGTCACTGGTCAACTCTTCGCGACGCATTATGTTCCCTCTGACCAATACAAACAGCTCCTCT GATGAGGAGGTGATCCTAGAGAACCCTGCCGATGTCCCTGTTTTTGTCCAAGTTCTCCCCTTGGCTCTGTTACCCAACCCCTCAGTGTTTTCTGGAAAATTAGCTGACAG GCTACCATTAGGAAATTTGTCCAACATCAACATAGACACAAATACATTGGAATTCCAAGTCCACAGAAATCAA ACATCCCTAATGAAGAGCAGTACAGGGTTTGTAGAGGGATCAACTAGACCCTTTGTGTacaatctcctcctcctccctggagAGGTCAAGTCCTTCAGTGTGAGGTTCACTCCAGTCACCAACCACAGTGTCTCTTCCCTTCTCATAGTCAG GAATAACTTGACTGTGATCGACACAATCATACTACAAGGCCGGGGAACAACAGAGAGCCTGAAAGTTGCAGGGAAGCCTCCAGGACAAGGGAGCTCGCTGAGGTTTAAGATGACCGAGGCCTTGTTAAAAGACTGCACAGAGA AGACAAAAGTCAAGGAGCCAAACTTCACTCTCAGACGAACATTCAGAGTGGAAAATACAGGCTTGCTCCCAATCAACATCAGAACAGCAGAAATCAATGGACAACCTTGTGAAGGATATGGATTCAAAGTTCTCAGCTGTCAAGAATTTGCACTTAAGCCAAATGCTTCAAAAGACCTTGTCATACT GTTTACACCCGATTTCACTTCATCTCGAGTGATCCGGGAGCTGAAATTGGTGACGTGTGGAGGctctgagtttgtgtttgtcctGAATGCCTCTTTACCCTACCACATGTTAGCTGCATGTGCAGAGACTTTGCCCAGACCAAGCTGGGAGCTTGAGCTCTACATCATAGTCTCTCTAATTATGAG ctccATGTTCCTGTTGGTAATTGCCACAGCATACCTGGAGGCTCAAGGCATATGGGAGCCTTTCAGAAGACGCCTGTTTGTGGAATCCAACTCTACCTTGGAGACTGGGAGACCATTTGATCTCAGGGAAATAGTGCACATTCACAGCGATTCAAA CTTGAATGATTACAGCGACTCACATCAGAACTCCAGAGGATTATATGGGTCCAGCAGCGGAGCATCACGGGTTGGAGGTCGACAGGGTAACAGCCGTACCATGTTGGACCCAGACAGCCAAGACAGGAGGTCCAGGATAGGCTTTAACCGCTCATGTATGCATGCTGCTTCCTCTCAGCTGACCAAAGGAAGTACCACCTCAGGCCAAGAAGGCCCTCAGGCTGCATGCCAGCTAACCAATCGGAAAGCTCGGAATGCCAAGCAACAGCAGACGGTAGGCCTCCTGGACCTCCAGAGTCGAGGTTTAGCTGGGTCATCATTGCCTCAAAGGGGCCTCTgtactgaggatacagaatatGCCAACCTACTAGGGGCCATGGACAATGATCTTGACCGTCCAGAGTCGCTTAGTGTCGAGGCTTCACAGGAGCAGAGCACTCAATCAGTACAAAACAAAG TGTTGGAATCTAAAGGGAAGCTGCGGGGCAAAACAAAAGCccagaggaagaaggaggagaaagagaaaaaaacaaaggtaaAAACATCTCAGGGAGATGAGCTGAAAGATACCCTGGCTGACAATGATGACAGTTCCTCAACCACAACAGAGACATCCAATCCAGATGTGGAGGCTAGCATCAAAGAG GAACCagtgaagaagaaaggaaggacaGTTACCACAGGAAAGGGCAAAGAGGACACTTCAAATTTCCtaataaaatccaaaaacaagaaacaaggaACCATAAAGAAAGAGAACCAAGTAGAAAAATCCAG TTCTCTTGAGCTGCCATATGTAACACCCTTGGAGAACAAACAACGCAAGAGCTTCACATCCAAGACTCTTCACCCTCTTACAAACATCCCAAAGACAAGAACCCTGCAGAAACAGAGAT TGCCTGGAAAACTTGAAGATGGGCGTCCCTCTTTGTTGGTTAAGTTGTTGTCCAGTGGCTCTGTCCCAGAACTGGGCCATAGCAGCAGCTCAGAGGGCGAGAAGGAGTTTGCTTCTCCAGAGTGGGACCTACCTCTCCCCAAAAACAGCATCC AACCAGATAGTCTTCAGCAGATCTCCATCCAGACAATGAATGCAGACCCCTTCCTGAagagatctgtttcagccaggACCTGCTCCCCCCCACCATCTTCCCCTGGCTTAGTGTCCCGAGGCACCTACAGTAGTGTACTCAACACCAGCAG TGAGGGAAATTTGAAGAAGGCCCCAGGAAACAAGCTGTCTGTAGCCACTTCACTCCCGGGCAAAAATGGGAATCCCACATTTGCCGCTGTGGCTGCTGGTTATGACAGAAGCCCAG GTGGCACTGGTTCAAGTAAAACAGAGAACCAAGGGAAGACTCTGTCACACATGACATCAGTGGAGAGTGACAGCTCTGACAG CTCTGGATTATGGAGTCCCATTGATACAGCTAATGGTCCAAACTTCAGTTCTGCCAACTCGTTCTCTGCATTTGGACCCAACAATTCTTTCAATCTGACACGAG TTTTTAGAGGTATCAATTTCCCAAAATCTTCGGAGCCTCAGCAAAGCTGGCCTGAGTTCAACGCTGTATCCCCCTCCATTTGGGACGTTCCAAGCAGTGACAGTCTGCACTCCTGGCCCAGTAGCTCTGGCTCACCGACTGCACCAACTGCA TCAATCTTGGGAAACTCACGCAGTCCATGGTCCACAACTACACCGTTTAGCAGCTCCATTTGGTCCACAAGTGGAGACTCAGCCTTGCACTCCTTTCCTCCATCTACCAACTCAACAACTCTGACTGATCTGGTCAGCAGTCCAGCCCCACCCTCACCAGCTCCCACCGAGTTGAGTCGGACCTACAACCCATGGAGCATGTGGCGTCCCACTCTGAGCAGACGAAGCGCTGAACCCTGGCCAGACTCTTCTGACAACGGCAACTGA
- the tmem131 gene encoding transmembrane protein 131 isoform X2: protein MSADSLGYYCNTKIVGMASQERAQRFHQSSTSAKTTYIGLLRILFIAFIHASRANKQAFIQSDTILEVLHFGEGSLLQGDSDIDFSLYHQQSTSPHRGNCRPIRFEPPMLDFHEQPVGMPKMEKVYLHNPSSEEISLISISATTAHFHASFFQNRIIPPGGNTSFDVVFLARVVGNVENTLFINTSHHGVFTYQVFGVGIPNPYRLRPFIGARVPVNSSFSPLINIHNPHSEPLQVVEMYSSGGDLHLELPTGQQGGTGKLWEIPPFETKGVMRASFSSRDADNHTAFIRIKTNAPNEDQFIILPVEVEVTSAPGIYSSTEMLDFGTLRSQDRPKQLNLHLLNSGTKDVPITSVRTTPSNEAVTIDFKAITLKAGESRYTKVASISFDASKARRPYQFSGKITVKAKEKSYSKLEIPYQAEVLEGYLGFDHTATLFHIRDSPVDPVERPIFLTNTFNFAIRIHNVSLPEEAKTMFNVQNLSIPILIPPHESRYIFSLLFRPVRPSIHIDSNILLITNASKFHLPVRAYTGFLEPLVLSPSLKENLLDFGVRSATDTSSITFVVVNSNPIELEIKSWLVTGDSLSMELLKTEKGNRTVAMSRIRELQNTSASHHKTVILASGYYAAFRVTLVAKALEGTYDGAVHITTDYEILTIPVKALIAVGTLNSSPKHITLPPSFPGKVVHQSFSIQSSFSQRVRLQQIRSLTEDVRFYYKRLRNNKDELEPRRKSKVANIYFDASLHCGDHCYVGLPFVLKSESKPHGLALQEDIWDADVDLHQKLLKRWKDLKERSGHQVEAIFEVNTDLQKNVQAKITAQLTWPSLVNSSRRIMFPLTNTNSSSDEEVILENPADVPVFVQVLPLALLPNPSVFSGKLADRLPLGNLSNINIDTNTLEFQVHRNQTSLMKSSTGFVEGSTRPFVYNLLLLPGEVKSFSVRFTPVTNHSVSSLLIVRNNLTVIDTIILQGRGTTESLKVAGKPPGQGSSLRFKMTEALLKDCTEKTKVKEPNFTLRRTFRVENTGLLPINIRTAEINGQPCEGYGFKVLSCQEFALKPNASKDLVILFTPDFTSSRVIRELKLVTCGGSEFVFVLNASLPYHMLAACAETLPRPSWELELYIIVSLIMSSMFLLVIATAYLEAQGIWEPFRRRLFVESNSTLETGRPFDLREIVHIHSDSNLNDYSDSHQNSRGLYGSSSGASRVGGRQGNSRTMLDPDSQDRRSRIGFNRSCMHAASSQLTKGSTTSGQEGPQAACQLTNRKARNAKQQQTVGLLDLQSRGLAGSSLPQRGLCTEDTEYANLLGAMDNDLDRPESLSVEASQEQSTQSVQNKVLESKGKLRGKTKAQRKKEEKEKKTKVKTSQGDELKDTLADNDDSSSTTTETSNPDVEASIKEEPVKKKGRTVTTGKGKEDTSNFLIKSKNKKQGTIKKENQVEKSSSLELPYVTPLENKQRKSFTSKTLHPLTNIPKTRTLQKQRSGKLEDGRPSLLVKLLSSGSVPELGHSSSSEGEKEFASPEWDLPLPKNSIQPDSLQQISIQTMNADPFLKRSVSARTCSPPPSSPGLVSRGTYSSVLNTSSEGNLKKAPGNKLSVATSLPGKNGNPTFAAVAAGYDRSPGGTGSSKTENQGKTLSHMTSVESDSSDSSGLWSPIDTANGPNFSSANSFSAFGPNNSFNLTRVFRGINFPKSSEPQQSWPEFNAVSPSIWDVPSSDSLHSWPSSSGSPTAPTASILGNSRSPWSTTTPFSSSIWSTSGDSALHSFPPSTNSTTLTDLVSSPAPPSPAPTELSRTYNPWSMWRPTLSRRSAEPWPDSSDNGN, encoded by the exons ATGTCCGCAGACTCTCTCGGTTATTATTGTAATACAAAGATAGTCGGCATGGCGAGTCAGGAAAGAGCCCAGAGATTTCATCAGTCATCAACAAGCgcaaaaacaacatatattGGACTCCTGaggattttatttattgctttcatTCACGCGTCGCGGGCAAATAAACAAG cattcattcagtcagacaCAATTCTAGAGGTTCTACATTTTGGTGAGGGGAGCCTCTTACAG ggAGATTCTGACATTGATTTTAGCTTATATCATCAGCAAAG caCGTCCCCGCACCGTGGGAACTGCCGACCTATACGTTTTGAACCTCCCATGCTTGACTTCCATGAACA GCCTGTTGGAATGCCAAAAATGGAGAAAGTTTATTTACATAACCCTAGCTCAGAAGAAATTAGTTTGATATCAATATCGGCAACAACAGCCCATTTTCATGCATCCTTTTTCCAGAACAGG ATAATTCCACCAGGAGGAAACACATCATTTGATGTTGTGTTCCTTGCCCGTGTAGTGGGGAATGTagaaaacactttatttattaatacaTCACATCATGGAGTGTTTACATACCAG GTTTTCGGGGTTGGCATCCCAAACCCCTACAGACTACGGCCCTTCATAGGGGCCAGAGTCCCAGTCAATAGCAGCTTCTCACCTCTAATAAACATCCACAACCCACACAGTGAACCACTGCAG GTTGTGGAGATGTACTCCAGTGGTGGGGATTTACATCTAGAGCTACCCACAGGCCAACAAGGAGGCACTGGAAAATTATGG GAGATTCCCCCATTTGAGACCAAGGGGGTAATGAGAGCAAGCTTCTCATCAAGAGATGCAGACAACCACACAGCTTTCAtcagaatcaaaacaaatgcacCCAACGAAGACCAGTTCATCATCCTTCCTGTAGAGGTGGAGGTCACATCAG CCCCTGGTATATACTCCTCCACAGAGATGCTTGACTTTGGTACGCTACGCTCTCAAG ATCGTCCAAAACAGCTGAATCTACACCTGTTAAATTCAGGAACGAAAGATGTTCCAATCACG AGTGTACGGACAACGCCATCAAATGAAGCAGTCACAATAGATTTCAAAGCAATCACGCTCAAAGCTGGAGAGAGTAGATATACCAAAGTTGCAAGCATTAGTTTTGATG CTTCAAAAGCACGAAGACCGTACCAGTTTTCTGGTAAAATAACTgtcaaagcaaaagaaaaaagctacTCAAAGCTTGAAATTCCATACCAAGCAGAGGTTTTAGAAGG GTACCTGGGCTTTGACCACACAGCGACCTTGTTCCACATCAGGGACAGCCCTGTCGACCCAGTTGAAAGACCCATATTTCTCACAAACACCTTCAACTTTGCTATCAGAATACATAATGTGTCCCTGCCTGAAGAAGCCAAAACCATGTTTAAT GTGCAGAACTTAAGTATACCCATCCTTATCCCCCCACATGAGTCACGATACAtattctccctcctcttccggCCGGTCCGACCCTCAATCCACATCGACAGCAATATCCTGCTCATCACAAATGCCTCAAAGTTCCACCTGCCTGTCCGGGCATACACAGGCTTCTTAGAG CCCCTGGTCCTGTCACCCAGTCTGAAGGAGAACCTCCTGGACTTTGGAGTCCGCAGTGcaacagacaccagcagcatcaCATTTGTGGTGGTCAACAGTAATCCCATAGAG CTGGAGATCAAGTCCTGGCTGGTAACAGGAGACAGTCTTTCCATGGAGcttctgaaaacagaaaaagggaacAGGACTGTGGCTATGAGTCGCATTCGAGAGCTGCAGAACACCTCTGCCTCCCATCACAAAACA GTGATATTAGCCTCTGGCTACTATGCAGCATTCAGAGTGACACTGGTGGCTAAGGCATTGGAAGGCACATACGACGGAGCTGTACACATAACCACAGATTATGAG ATATTAACCATCCCAGTGAAAGCTCTCATTGCAGTGGGGACATTAAATAGCTCTCCCAAACACATCACTCTGCCACCGTCCTTTCCA GGGAAAGTTGTCCACCAGAGTTTCAGCATACAGAGCTCTTTCTCCCAAAGAGTGAGGCTACAGCAGATCCGCTCTCTGACTGAAGATGTACGCTTCTATTACAAAAGACTCCGCAACAATAAGGATGAGCTGGAACCTAGACGCAAATCTAAG GtggcaaatatttattttgatgcCAGTTTGCATTGTGGTGATCACTGTTATGTGGGGCTGCCATTTGTCCTTAAAT cGGAGTCCAAGCCTCATGGTCTGGCCTTGCAGGAGGATATTTGGGATGCTGATGTGGATCTGCACCAAAAACTTTTGAAACGATGGAAAGACCTCAAGGAACGCTCAGGCCACCA GGTCGAAGCCATTTTTGAAGTCAACACAGAccttcaaaaaaatgtgcaagcTAAAATAACAGCACAGTTGACCTGGCCGTCACTGGTCAACTCTTCGCGACGCATTATGTTCCCTCTGACCAATACAAACAGCTCCTCT GATGAGGAGGTGATCCTAGAGAACCCTGCCGATGTCCCTGTTTTTGTCCAAGTTCTCCCCTTGGCTCTGTTACCCAACCCCTCAGTGTTTTCTGGAAAATTAGCTGACAG GCTACCATTAGGAAATTTGTCCAACATCAACATAGACACAAATACATTGGAATTCCAAGTCCACAGAAATCAA ACATCCCTAATGAAGAGCAGTACAGGGTTTGTAGAGGGATCAACTAGACCCTTTGTGTacaatctcctcctcctccctggagAGGTCAAGTCCTTCAGTGTGAGGTTCACTCCAGTCACCAACCACAGTGTCTCTTCCCTTCTCATAGTCAG GAATAACTTGACTGTGATCGACACAATCATACTACAAGGCCGGGGAACAACAGAGAGCCTGAAAGTTGCAGGGAAGCCTCCAGGACAAGGGAGCTCGCTGAGGTTTAAGATGACCGAGGCCTTGTTAAAAGACTGCACAGAGA AGACAAAAGTCAAGGAGCCAAACTTCACTCTCAGACGAACATTCAGAGTGGAAAATACAGGCTTGCTCCCAATCAACATCAGAACAGCAGAAATCAATGGACAACCTTGTGAAGGATATGGATTCAAAGTTCTCAGCTGTCAAGAATTTGCACTTAAGCCAAATGCTTCAAAAGACCTTGTCATACT GTTTACACCCGATTTCACTTCATCTCGAGTGATCCGGGAGCTGAAATTGGTGACGTGTGGAGGctctgagtttgtgtttgtcctGAATGCCTCTTTACCCTACCACATGTTAGCTGCATGTGCAGAGACTTTGCCCAGACCAAGCTGGGAGCTTGAGCTCTACATCATAGTCTCTCTAATTATGAG ctccATGTTCCTGTTGGTAATTGCCACAGCATACCTGGAGGCTCAAGGCATATGGGAGCCTTTCAGAAGACGCCTGTTTGTGGAATCCAACTCTACCTTGGAGACTGGGAGACCATTTGATCTCAGGGAAATAGTGCACATTCACAGCGATTCAAA CTTGAATGATTACAGCGACTCACATCAGAACTCCAGAGGATTATATGGGTCCAGCAGCGGAGCATCACGGGTTGGAGGTCGACAGGGTAACAGCCGTACCATGTTGGACCCAGACAGCCAAGACAGGAGGTCCAGGATAGGCTTTAACCGCTCATGTATGCATGCTGCTTCCTCTCAGCTGACCAAAGGAAGTACCACCTCAGGCCAAGAAGGCCCTCAGGCTGCATGCCAGCTAACCAATCGGAAAGCTCGGAATGCCAAGCAACAGCAGACGGTAGGCCTCCTGGACCTCCAGAGTCGAGGTTTAGCTGGGTCATCATTGCCTCAAAGGGGCCTCTgtactgaggatacagaatatGCCAACCTACTAGGGGCCATGGACAATGATCTTGACCGTCCAGAGTCGCTTAGTGTCGAGGCTTCACAGGAGCAGAGCACTCAATCAGTACAAAACAAAG TGTTGGAATCTAAAGGGAAGCTGCGGGGCAAAACAAAAGCccagaggaagaaggaggagaaagagaaaaaaacaaaggtaaAAACATCTCAGGGAGATGAGCTGAAAGATACCCTGGCTGACAATGATGACAGTTCCTCAACCACAACAGAGACATCCAATCCAGATGTGGAGGCTAGCATCAAAGAG GAACCagtgaagaagaaaggaaggacaGTTACCACAGGAAAGGGCAAAGAGGACACTTCAAATTTCCtaataaaatccaaaaacaagaaacaaggaACCATAAAGAAAGAGAACCAAGTAGAAAAATCCAG TTCTCTTGAGCTGCCATATGTAACACCCTTGGAGAACAAACAACGCAAGAGCTTCACATCCAAGACTCTTCACCCTCTTACAAACATCCCAAAGACAAGAACCCTGCAGAAACAGAGAT CTGGAAAACTTGAAGATGGGCGTCCCTCTTTGTTGGTTAAGTTGTTGTCCAGTGGCTCTGTCCCAGAACTGGGCCATAGCAGCAGCTCAGAGGGCGAGAAGGAGTTTGCTTCTCCAGAGTGGGACCTACCTCTCCCCAAAAACAGCATCC AACCAGATAGTCTTCAGCAGATCTCCATCCAGACAATGAATGCAGACCCCTTCCTGAagagatctgtttcagccaggACCTGCTCCCCCCCACCATCTTCCCCTGGCTTAGTGTCCCGAGGCACCTACAGTAGTGTACTCAACACCAGCAG TGAGGGAAATTTGAAGAAGGCCCCAGGAAACAAGCTGTCTGTAGCCACTTCACTCCCGGGCAAAAATGGGAATCCCACATTTGCCGCTGTGGCTGCTGGTTATGACAGAAGCCCAG GTGGCACTGGTTCAAGTAAAACAGAGAACCAAGGGAAGACTCTGTCACACATGACATCAGTGGAGAGTGACAGCTCTGACAG CTCTGGATTATGGAGTCCCATTGATACAGCTAATGGTCCAAACTTCAGTTCTGCCAACTCGTTCTCTGCATTTGGACCCAACAATTCTTTCAATCTGACACGAG TTTTTAGAGGTATCAATTTCCCAAAATCTTCGGAGCCTCAGCAAAGCTGGCCTGAGTTCAACGCTGTATCCCCCTCCATTTGGGACGTTCCAAGCAGTGACAGTCTGCACTCCTGGCCCAGTAGCTCTGGCTCACCGACTGCACCAACTGCA TCAATCTTGGGAAACTCACGCAGTCCATGGTCCACAACTACACCGTTTAGCAGCTCCATTTGGTCCACAAGTGGAGACTCAGCCTTGCACTCCTTTCCTCCATCTACCAACTCAACAACTCTGACTGATCTGGTCAGCAGTCCAGCCCCACCCTCACCAGCTCCCACCGAGTTGAGTCGGACCTACAACCCATGGAGCATGTGGCGTCCCACTCTGAGCAGACGAAGCGCTGAACCCTGGCCAGACTCTTCTGACAACGGCAACTGA